The following proteins are encoded in a genomic region of Nocardioides sp. cx-173:
- the cphA gene encoding cyanophycin synthetase: MSERPTPDLHILETRVYRGANIWSYDKAIHLVVDLGSLEDFPTNTIPGFTDNLLQMLPGLRDHSCSRGKRGGFVERLNEGTWLGHVAEHTALALQQVVGHDIRRGKTRQVKGQKGVYNVIFGYADEQVGLAAARLAVRLVNHLVQADPELDWEQELESFILRAERTAFGPSTQAILDEAVSRDIPWLRLNQHSLVQLGQGVHAKRIRATMTSNTSAIAVDIASDKDLTTRLLGAAGLPVPKQDTVRTEDQAVRAADRIGYPVVVKPLDGNHGRGVCLDLQDAQEVRQAFAIAKEQSRRGVVVVESLIVGKDYRCLIIDGRVAAIAERVPASVTGDGTSTVEQLVDTANADPRRGVGHEKVLTRIKVDDAAVELVREQGFEMTEVPPEGQVVKLALTGNMSTGGISIDRTFEAHPENVEIAEEAARMVGLDIAGIDFICPDITEPVRETGGAICEINAAPGFRMHTHPTIGEPQFIAKPVVDMLFPPGATSRIPIVAVTGTNGKTTTSRMISHIFKGMGRKVGMTSTDGVVIDERLLIRSDASGPRSARMVLQNPRVDFAVFEVARGGILREGLGYERNDVAVVLNVQPDHLGLRGIDTIEQLADVKAVLVEAVPRDGHAVLNADDPLVREMRRRCSGQVVWFSMEEPGSEVRDMIDAHCRRGGKALVLNPSERGEMIVVKHGPREMQLAWTHLLPATFGGRARMNVQNALGAAAAAFAAGAPLHDIRLGLRTFSTSYYLSPGRLNEIEVNGVNVIVDYCHNAPGMRMLGDFVDRVGETLASSHDLARPSRIGVIATAGDRRDQDMCELGEIAAQHFDVVIVREDASLRGRERGDVAGLVAQGVRAAMDAGARCKQVEEVHDEIEAVRHAMARANRGDLVVICVDKHAAVMTELEDWSSQAQAGAGVTLDAPAADPDFVATPSEA; the protein is encoded by the coding sequence ATGAGCGAACGCCCCACCCCCGACCTCCACATCCTCGAGACCCGGGTCTACCGCGGCGCCAACATCTGGTCCTACGACAAGGCCATCCACCTCGTCGTGGACCTCGGCTCGCTCGAGGACTTCCCGACCAACACGATCCCCGGGTTCACCGACAACCTCCTGCAGATGCTGCCCGGCCTGCGCGACCACTCCTGCTCGCGCGGCAAGCGCGGCGGCTTCGTGGAGCGCCTCAACGAGGGCACCTGGCTCGGCCACGTCGCCGAGCACACCGCGCTCGCCCTGCAGCAGGTGGTCGGCCACGACATCCGCCGCGGCAAGACCCGCCAGGTCAAGGGCCAGAAGGGCGTCTACAACGTCATCTTCGGGTACGCCGACGAGCAGGTCGGCCTGGCCGCCGCCCGGCTCGCGGTGCGCCTGGTCAACCACCTGGTCCAGGCCGACCCCGAGCTCGACTGGGAGCAGGAGCTCGAGTCCTTCATCCTGCGCGCCGAGCGCACGGCCTTCGGCCCGTCCACGCAGGCCATCCTGGACGAGGCGGTCTCGCGCGACATCCCCTGGCTCCGGCTCAACCAGCACTCGCTGGTGCAGCTCGGCCAGGGCGTCCACGCCAAGCGCATCCGCGCCACCATGACCTCCAACACCTCCGCGATCGCCGTCGACATCGCCTCCGACAAGGACCTCACCACCCGGCTGCTGGGCGCGGCGGGGCTGCCGGTGCCCAAGCAGGACACGGTGCGCACCGAGGACCAGGCGGTCCGCGCGGCCGACCGCATCGGCTACCCGGTGGTCGTCAAGCCGCTCGACGGCAACCACGGCCGCGGCGTGTGCCTCGACCTGCAGGACGCGCAGGAGGTGCGCCAGGCGTTCGCCATCGCCAAGGAGCAGTCCCGGCGCGGGGTGGTGGTCGTCGAGTCACTGATCGTCGGCAAGGACTACCGCTGCCTGATCATCGACGGCCGGGTCGCCGCCATCGCCGAGCGGGTGCCGGCCTCGGTAACCGGCGACGGCACGAGCACCGTCGAGCAGCTCGTCGACACCGCCAACGCCGATCCGCGCCGCGGCGTCGGCCACGAGAAGGTGCTGACCCGGATCAAGGTCGACGACGCCGCGGTCGAGCTCGTCCGCGAGCAGGGCTTCGAGATGACCGAGGTACCGCCCGAGGGCCAGGTGGTGAAGCTGGCCCTGACCGGCAACATGTCCACCGGCGGCATCTCCATCGACCGGACGTTCGAGGCGCACCCCGAGAACGTCGAGATCGCCGAGGAGGCCGCCCGCATGGTCGGGCTCGACATCGCCGGCATCGACTTCATCTGCCCCGACATCACCGAGCCCGTCCGCGAGACCGGCGGCGCCATCTGCGAGATCAACGCCGCGCCGGGCTTCCGCATGCACACGCACCCGACGATCGGCGAGCCGCAGTTCATCGCCAAGCCGGTGGTCGACATGCTGTTCCCGCCGGGGGCGACCAGCCGGATCCCGATCGTGGCCGTCACCGGGACCAACGGCAAGACCACGACCTCGCGGATGATCAGCCACATCTTCAAGGGGATGGGGCGCAAGGTCGGCATGACCTCGACCGACGGGGTCGTGATCGACGAGCGGCTGCTGATCCGCTCCGACGCGTCCGGCCCGCGCTCGGCCCGGATGGTCCTGCAGAACCCACGCGTCGACTTCGCGGTCTTCGAGGTGGCGCGCGGCGGGATCCTGCGCGAGGGTCTCGGCTACGAGCGCAACGACGTCGCCGTCGTGCTCAACGTGCAGCCCGACCACCTCGGGCTGCGTGGCATCGACACGATCGAGCAGCTCGCCGACGTCAAGGCCGTGCTGGTCGAGGCGGTCCCCCGCGACGGCCACGCCGTGCTCAACGCCGACGACCCGCTGGTGCGCGAGATGCGCCGGCGCTGCTCGGGCCAGGTCGTGTGGTTCTCCATGGAGGAGCCGGGCTCGGAGGTACGCGACATGATCGACGCCCACTGCCGCCGCGGCGGCAAGGCGCTGGTCCTCAACCCCTCGGAGCGGGGCGAGATGATCGTCGTCAAGCACGGCCCCCGAGAGATGCAGCTCGCGTGGACCCACCTGCTGCCGGCGACCTTCGGCGGGCGGGCGCGCATGAACGTCCAGAACGCCCTCGGTGCCGCGGCCGCCGCCTTCGCGGCGGGTGCCCCGCTGCACGACATCCGCCTGGGTCTGCGGACCTTCTCGACGAGCTACTACCTCTCCCCCGGCCGCCTGAACGAGATCGAGGTCAACGGCGTCAACGTCATCGTCGACTACTGCCACAACGCCCCCGGCATGCGCATGCTCGGGGACTTCGTGGACCGCGTCGGGGAGACGCTGGCCTCGTCGCACGACCTGGCCCGCCCGTCGCGGATCGGCGTCATCGCCACCGCCGGCGATCGCCGGGACCAGGACATGTGCGAGCTCGGCGAGATCGCGGCCCAGCACTTCGACGTGGTCATCGTCCGCGAGGACGCCAGCCTGCGCGGCCGCGAGCGGGGCGACGTCGCCGGCCTGGTGGCGCAGGGGGTGCGCGCGGCCATGGACGCCGGCGCGCGCTGCAAGCAGGTCGAGGAGGTGCACGACGAGATCGAGGCCGTGCGCCATGCCATGGCGCGCGCCAACCGCGGCGACCTGGTGGTGATCTGCGTCGACAAGCACGCCGCGGTGATGACCGAGCTCGAGGACTGGTCGTCGCAGGCCCAGGCCGGGGCCGGGGTGACGTTGGACGCCCCGGCGGCCGACCCCGACTTCGTGGCGACCCCCAGCGAGGCCTGA
- the fabI gene encoding enoyl-ACP reductase FabI: MSEINPNGILAGKRILVAGVTMDSSIGFATAKVAQEQGATVLISNFGRALGITRRIAKRLPETPPVIELDVTDEGHLAALPDAVREHVDGLDGVVHSIAYGNPATLLGGNFMDGPWDDVAQALQVSAYSLKALAQATRPLLGSGGSLVGLTFDATVSWPAYDWMGVAKAALESTSRYLARDLGAEGIRVNLVAAGPLRTLAAKAIPGFSDLEDMWGTRAPLGWDNTDQEPTAKAVCALLSDFFPATTGEIVHVDGGFHAMGA; encoded by the coding sequence ATGAGCGAGATCAACCCGAACGGCATCCTGGCCGGCAAGCGGATCCTGGTCGCCGGCGTGACGATGGACAGCTCCATCGGCTTCGCCACGGCCAAGGTGGCCCAGGAGCAGGGCGCGACCGTCCTGATCTCCAACTTCGGCCGGGCGCTCGGCATCACCCGCCGCATCGCCAAGCGCCTGCCCGAGACCCCTCCGGTCATCGAGCTGGACGTGACCGACGAGGGCCATCTGGCGGCCCTCCCGGACGCCGTGCGCGAGCACGTCGACGGTCTCGACGGGGTGGTCCACTCGATCGCCTACGGCAACCCCGCCACGCTGCTGGGCGGCAACTTCATGGACGGCCCGTGGGACGACGTGGCGCAGGCGCTGCAGGTCTCGGCGTACTCGCTCAAGGCGCTGGCGCAGGCGACCCGGCCGCTCCTGGGCTCCGGTGGCTCGCTCGTGGGGCTGACCTTCGATGCGACCGTCTCCTGGCCGGCCTATGACTGGATGGGCGTGGCGAAGGCCGCGCTCGAGTCGACGTCGCGCTACCTGGCCCGTGACCTGGGCGCCGAGGGGATCCGGGTCAACCTGGTCGCGGCCGGTCCGCTGCGCACGCTGGCGGCCAAGGCCATCCCCGGGTTCAGCGACCTCGAGGACATGTGGGGCACCCGCGCCCCGCTCGGCTGGGACAACACCGACCAGGAGCCGACGGCCAAGGCCGTCTGCGCCCTGCTGTCGGACTTCTTCCCGGCCACGACCGGCGAGATCGTGCACGTCGACGGCGGCTTCCATGCGATGGGTGCCTGA
- a CDS encoding DUF3099 domain-containing protein — translation MARQRKTDDEAVRITTAAASREEDIAARQRRYLLSMSLRSACFVGAVVAAMAGLTWLWPFLIACAIVLPYIAVVLANVATTRKEGFELRGTPGSHPELPSGAGHRD, via the coding sequence ATGGCGCGGCAACGCAAGACGGACGACGAGGCCGTCCGCATCACCACCGCGGCGGCGAGCCGCGAGGAGGACATCGCGGCCCGCCAGCGGCGCTACCTACTCTCCATGAGCCTGCGGTCCGCCTGCTTCGTGGGCGCGGTCGTCGCCGCGATGGCCGGCCTCACCTGGCTGTGGCCGTTCCTGATCGCCTGCGCGATCGTGCTGCCCTACATCGCGGTCGTGCTGGCCAACGTCGCCACCACCCGCAAGGAGGGCTTCGAGCTCCGCGGGACGCCGGGATCCCACCCGGAGCTGCCCTCCGGCGCCGGCCACCGGGACTGA
- a CDS encoding cupin domain-containing protein has protein sequence MRVLDLTTLPGRRVDSHGSRGFSVAAFGLTADAHLVTVTLAPGGVIARHPAAGRQLLVVLAGAAVVSGGSDGEGQEVAVGPGQAVVWEPHEPHETRTTDGLTALVIEGEVEVGSPGHHVDPGDV, from the coding sequence ATGCGGGTCCTGGACCTCACCACGCTCCCCGGCCGCCGGGTCGACTCCCACGGCAGCCGGGGCTTCTCCGTGGCGGCGTTCGGCCTCACCGCCGACGCCCACCTGGTCACGGTGACGCTGGCGCCCGGTGGCGTCATCGCCCGGCATCCCGCGGCCGGCCGCCAGCTGCTGGTCGTGCTCGCCGGTGCGGCCGTCGTCTCCGGCGGCTCGGACGGGGAGGGCCAGGAGGTGGCCGTGGGTCCCGGACAGGCGGTGGTCTGGGAGCCGCACGAGCCCCACGAGACCCGGACGACCGACGGCCTCACCGCGCTGGTGATCGAGGGCGAGGTCGAGGTCGGCAGCCCCGGCCACCACGTCGACCCCGGCGACGTCTGA
- a CDS encoding YwaF family protein, producing the protein MDAYSTSHLVMLAAFVVGLPLAVLLGRWERRTGTRTISRTAALAIPLVHVPTQVYDVATRFELGVSLPFHLSDLAWMAAAVALWTHHRYAVALTYFWGLVLTTQAIVTPSLGEDFPDVRYFAYWFIHLLVVWAAVFLVWGHGLAPRWRDYRFTVAATFAWAVCAYAFNEVAGTNYGYLQRKPGGGSALDLLGPWPVYVFAEIGIVLVVWALMTWPWVQRASAGRGADLGGQRLG; encoded by the coding sequence ATGGACGCCTACAGCACCTCACACCTCGTGATGCTGGCGGCGTTCGTCGTCGGGCTGCCCCTGGCGGTGCTCCTCGGCCGCTGGGAGCGGCGTACGGGCACCAGGACGATCAGCAGGACCGCCGCGCTCGCCATTCCGCTGGTGCACGTGCCGACCCAGGTCTACGACGTCGCGACGCGCTTCGAGCTGGGGGTCTCGCTGCCGTTCCACCTCAGCGACCTCGCCTGGATGGCCGCGGCGGTGGCGCTGTGGACGCACCACCGCTACGCGGTCGCGCTCACGTACTTCTGGGGCCTGGTCCTCACCACCCAGGCCATCGTCACGCCGTCGCTGGGTGAGGACTTCCCCGACGTGCGCTACTTCGCCTACTGGTTCATCCACCTGCTGGTGGTGTGGGCGGCCGTCTTCCTGGTCTGGGGACACGGGCTCGCACCGCGCTGGCGCGACTACCGGTTCACCGTGGCGGCCACGTTTGCCTGGGCGGTCTGCGCCTACGCGTTCAACGAGGTCGCGGGGACCAACTACGGCTACCTGCAGCGCAAGCCCGGAGGGGGCTCGGCCCTGGACCTGCTGGGGCCGTGGCCGGTCTACGTCTTCGCGGAGATCGGCATCGTCCTGGTCGTGTGGGCGCTGATGACCTGGCCGTGGGTGCAGCGGGCCTCAGCCGGCCGCGGCGCGGACCTTGGCGGCCAGCGTCTCGGGTGA
- a CDS encoding dodecin, with protein sequence MSDRTYRVTEIVGTSPEGIDAAIRNGVERAARTLRHLDWFEVTQVRGQVKDGAVEHFQVGIKVGFRLEDD encoded by the coding sequence ATGAGCGACCGCACCTACCGCGTCACCGAGATCGTCGGCACCTCTCCCGAGGGCATCGACGCCGCGATCCGCAACGGGGTCGAGCGTGCCGCTCGTACCCTGCGCCACCTCGACTGGTTCGAGGTGACCCAGGTGCGCGGCCAGGTCAAGGACGGGGCGGTCGAGCACTTCCAGGTCGGCATCAAGGTCGGCTTCCGGCTCGAGGACGACTGA
- a CDS encoding Mur ligase family protein, giving the protein MTSSLIELRVLEGPNLYFPRAAIKLTLDISALAAASEETALRFATRIGLKNARPGAPESGFRQRFALRAVARLVRAVAQESGTSRLGVRVRPTSDQHRIVVAFPWTHRERAQEMGRAIGDVLDSLLSKDIDTAVSAAAARVSASEPGERPRTLTPRVPVVAVTGTNGKTTTSRMIAHIGRTDGRLVGWSNTDGIYIDGELVEGGDYSGPSGAGRVLDHPEVELAVTETARGGILLKGIGLTRNDVSVVTNVTADHLGLQGIDTVDQLAEVKAVVPRITRKSGWAVLNGDDPRVYDMRNLIRCKPWVFSRDPDSPAIRETLTAGGRATTVIDGWVCVLTAKADPDPLVELVDVPMTLAGLSRFNVENTLAAVSASLAIGVAREVVAEGLRSFLPDEEHNPGRMNFFSLGEVSVVMDLAHNEAGLEALMEIMNGVRAPGARLLLGLGVVGDRQDELIEKLGEIAARDSDVVAIGHKEHYLRGRTTEELEALMRAGAERVGVTGVPAYPTEVGVLAALVGQALPGDVVGIMCHAERQECYDWIAEHGGKPDSPETLAAKVRAAAG; this is encoded by the coding sequence GTGACGTCCTCCCTCATCGAGCTCCGGGTCCTCGAGGGGCCCAACCTGTACTTCCCCCGCGCCGCCATCAAGCTGACGCTGGACATCAGTGCGCTGGCCGCGGCGTCGGAGGAGACCGCGCTGCGGTTCGCGACGCGGATCGGCCTGAAGAACGCCCGGCCCGGGGCGCCGGAGTCGGGGTTCCGCCAGCGCTTCGCGCTCCGCGCGGTCGCGCGGCTGGTGCGTGCGGTCGCGCAGGAGTCGGGCACGTCGCGGCTCGGCGTACGCGTGCGACCCACCAGCGACCAGCACCGGATCGTGGTGGCCTTCCCGTGGACCCACCGCGAGCGCGCGCAGGAGATGGGGCGCGCGATCGGCGACGTCCTCGACTCGCTGCTGAGCAAGGACATCGACACCGCGGTGAGCGCGGCGGCCGCGCGGGTCTCGGCCAGCGAGCCGGGGGAGCGGCCCCGCACGCTGACGCCGAGGGTGCCGGTCGTGGCCGTCACCGGCACCAACGGGAAGACGACCACGTCCCGGATGATCGCCCACATCGGCCGCACCGACGGCCGGCTCGTGGGGTGGTCCAACACCGACGGCATCTACATCGACGGCGAGCTGGTCGAGGGCGGTGACTACTCCGGGCCCAGCGGCGCCGGCCGCGTCCTCGACCACCCGGAGGTCGAGCTGGCGGTGACTGAGACGGCCCGCGGCGGGATCCTGCTCAAGGGCATCGGGCTGACCCGCAACGACGTCTCCGTGGTCACCAACGTCACGGCCGACCACCTCGGGCTCCAGGGCATCGACACGGTCGACCAGCTGGCCGAGGTGAAGGCGGTCGTGCCGCGGATCACCCGCAAGAGCGGGTGGGCGGTGCTCAACGGCGACGACCCACGCGTCTACGACATGCGCAACCTGATCCGGTGCAAGCCGTGGGTCTTCAGCCGTGACCCCGACTCCCCGGCGATCCGCGAGACGCTGACCGCCGGCGGTCGGGCCACCACCGTGATCGACGGCTGGGTCTGCGTGCTCACCGCGAAGGCGGATCCGGACCCCCTGGTCGAGCTCGTCGACGTCCCGATGACGCTGGCCGGGCTCTCGCGCTTCAACGTCGAGAACACCCTGGCGGCCGTCTCGGCCTCCCTCGCGATCGGGGTCGCGCGCGAGGTCGTGGCCGAGGGGCTGCGCAGCTTCCTGCCCGACGAGGAGCACAACCCCGGGCGGATGAACTTCTTCTCGCTCGGGGAGGTGTCGGTGGTCATGGACCTCGCGCACAACGAGGCCGGGCTCGAGGCGCTGATGGAGATCATGAACGGGGTGCGCGCCCCCGGGGCCCGGCTGCTGCTGGGGCTGGGAGTCGTGGGCGACCGCCAGGACGAGCTGATCGAGAAGCTCGGTGAGATCGCGGCCCGCGACAGCGACGTGGTGGCGATCGGCCACAAGGAGCACTACCTGCGCGGGCGGACCACCGAGGAGCTCGAGGCCCTGATGCGCGCCGGCGCCGAGCGGGTCGGCGTCACCGGCGTGCCGGCGTACCCGACCGAGGTCGGCGTCCTGGCGGCGCTCGTCGGTCAGGCGCTGCCGGGTGACGTGGTCGGGATCATGTGCCACGCCGAGCGCCAGGAGTGCTACGACTGGATCGCCGAGCATGGCGGGAAGCCGGACTCACCCGAGACGCTGGCCGCCAAGGTCCGCGCCGCGGCCGGCTGA
- a CDS encoding acetone carboxylase translates to MDPDLCSAKGCQAPATWQLLWNNPKLHTPDRRKIWLACDEHQGSLSDFLTARRFLKDVQPHPAA, encoded by the coding sequence ATGGACCCCGACCTGTGCTCGGCCAAGGGCTGCCAGGCGCCTGCCACCTGGCAGCTGCTGTGGAACAACCCCAAGCTGCACACCCCCGACCGGCGCAAGATCTGGCTCGCCTGCGACGAGCACCAGGGGTCGCTGTCGGACTTCCTGACGGCGCGTCGGTTCTTGAAGGACGTGCAGCCGCACCCGGCTGCGTAG
- the fabG gene encoding 3-oxoacyl-ACP reductase FabG, with protein sequence MSDDTQHEPRSVLVTGGNRGIGRAIAEAFLAQGDRVAVTTRSGGAPMGALDVRCDVTDPQAVEAAFLAVEAEHGPVEVLVANAGITDDTLLLRMSEEQWSSVIDTNLTGSFRLAKRAAKGMLRLRRGRIIFISSVVGLLGSPGQVNYAASKAGLIGMARSLARELGSRSITANVVAPGFVETDMTGVLTDEQRAAIKTQVPLGRYAAPEEVAAAVTWLAGDGGAYVTGAVIPVDGGLGMGH encoded by the coding sequence GTGAGCGACGACACGCAGCACGAGCCCCGATCGGTCCTGGTCACCGGCGGCAACCGCGGCATCGGCCGCGCCATCGCCGAGGCCTTCCTCGCGCAGGGCGACCGGGTCGCGGTGACGACGCGCAGCGGCGGGGCGCCCATGGGCGCCCTCGACGTCCGCTGCGACGTGACGGACCCGCAGGCGGTCGAGGCGGCGTTCCTCGCCGTCGAGGCCGAGCACGGCCCGGTGGAGGTGCTGGTCGCCAACGCCGGCATCACCGACGACACGCTCCTGCTGCGGATGTCGGAGGAGCAATGGTCGTCGGTGATCGACACCAACCTGACCGGCTCGTTCCGGCTGGCCAAGCGCGCCGCCAAGGGCATGCTGCGCCTGCGCCGCGGCCGGATCATCTTCATCTCCTCGGTCGTGGGCCTGCTGGGCTCCCCGGGGCAGGTCAACTACGCCGCCTCGAAGGCGGGCCTGATCGGCATGGCGCGCTCGCTGGCCCGGGAGCTCGGCTCGCGCTCGATCACGGCGAACGTCGTCGCGCCCGGGTTCGTCGAGACCGACATGACCGGCGTGCTCACCGACGAGCAGCGCGCGGCGATCAAGACCCAGGTGCCGCTGGGGCGCTACGCCGCCCCCGAGGAGGTCGCCGCCGCGGTGACCTGGCTGGCCGGCGACGGCGGCGCCTACGTGACCGGGGCGGTCATCCCGGTGGACGGCGGACTAGGGATGGGACACTGA
- the moaA gene encoding GTP 3',8-cyclase MoaA, with translation MEVLQLGDRFGRVATDLRVSLTDKCNLRCTYCMPAEGLDWLPDEKMLTDDELVRLIGVGVERLGIQEIRFTGGEPLVRRGIVDIVGRVREIGPGVDLSMTTNALGLARSAQALADAGLDRVNVSLDTVRADTFKTITRRDRVDDVIAGLAAAEAAGLGPVKVNAVLMRGVNDDQAPELLRWCLDRGYELRFIEQMPLDAQHGWQRDGMVTADEIFARLATGFALTPAQEPRGSAPAELFLVDGGPGTVGVIASVSRPFCGDCDRVRLTADGQVRNCLFAREESDLRLALRSGAGDDEIARRWVAAVAGKLPGHGIDDPGFLQPDRPMSAIGG, from the coding sequence ATGGAGGTCTTGCAGCTCGGGGACAGGTTCGGCCGCGTGGCGACCGACCTGCGCGTCTCGCTGACCGACAAGTGCAACCTGAGGTGCACCTACTGCATGCCGGCGGAGGGCCTGGACTGGCTCCCGGACGAGAAGATGCTGACCGACGACGAGCTCGTGCGGCTGATCGGCGTGGGCGTCGAGCGGCTGGGGATCCAGGAGATCCGGTTCACCGGCGGTGAGCCACTGGTGCGCCGCGGCATCGTCGACATCGTCGGCCGGGTACGCGAGATCGGCCCCGGCGTCGACCTGTCGATGACCACCAACGCGCTCGGGCTGGCGCGCTCGGCGCAGGCGCTTGCCGACGCGGGGCTGGACCGGGTCAACGTCAGCCTCGACACCGTGCGGGCCGACACCTTCAAGACCATCACCCGCCGCGACCGGGTCGACGACGTCATCGCCGGGCTCGCCGCCGCGGAGGCCGCGGGGCTGGGACCCGTGAAGGTCAACGCCGTGCTGATGCGGGGCGTCAACGACGACCAGGCGCCCGAGCTGCTGCGCTGGTGCCTGGACCGCGGCTACGAGCTGCGCTTCATCGAGCAGATGCCCCTGGACGCGCAGCACGGCTGGCAGCGCGACGGCATGGTGACCGCCGACGAGATCTTCGCCCGGCTCGCCACCGGCTTCGCCCTCACGCCCGCGCAGGAGCCGCGCGGCAGTGCCCCCGCCGAGCTGTTCCTGGTCGACGGCGGGCCGGGGACCGTGGGCGTCATCGCCTCGGTCTCGCGCCCCTTCTGCGGCGACTGCGACCGGGTCCGGCTCACGGCCGACGGCCAGGTCCGCAACTGCCTGTTCGCGCGCGAGGAGTCCGACCTCCGCCTGGCGCTGCGCAGCGGCGCCGGGGACGACGAGATCGCCCGTCGCTGGGTCGCCGCGGTCGCCGGCAAGCTGCCCGGCCACGGCATCGACGACCCCGGCTTCCTCCAGCCCGACCGCCCCATGTCCGCCATCGGGGGTTGA
- a CDS encoding cyanophycinase, producing the protein MAKGPLMIIGGAEDKLRKRSILQAFVTAAGGAEARIAVIPTASSLGVEVVQVYDALFRREGAADVIAVRPETREDAHDETLVKELSDATGIFMTGGNQLKLSAIIGGTPLGDAIIDAHERGVVVAGTSAGASIQSSHMVAFGGPGATAKQRMTQVAAGLGLLQTSVIDQHFDQRNRYGRLLMIVSQSPQLLGIGVDEDTAAIVESREIDGEEHEVLRVMGRGAVTVFDPAHITTNAYEAKRSAPILASGVVLHALPAGSEFDLTSRTLVPPDQRVDLEEAAEIAEASHDLRQMARDIAAADASPSALRRRLARARRQSTPPTHGPDGVTS; encoded by the coding sequence ATGGCCAAGGGACCCCTGATGATCATCGGCGGCGCCGAGGACAAGCTGCGCAAGCGCAGCATCCTCCAGGCGTTCGTCACCGCCGCGGGTGGGGCCGAGGCGCGCATCGCCGTCATCCCCACCGCGTCCTCCCTCGGCGTGGAGGTCGTGCAGGTGTACGACGCCCTGTTCCGCCGCGAGGGCGCGGCCGATGTGATCGCCGTCCGCCCCGAGACCCGCGAGGACGCCCACGACGAGACGCTGGTCAAGGAGCTCTCCGACGCGACCGGCATCTTCATGACCGGGGGCAACCAGCTCAAGCTCTCCGCCATCATCGGCGGGACGCCGCTCGGCGACGCCATCATCGACGCCCACGAGCGCGGCGTGGTGGTGGCCGGTACGTCGGCCGGCGCCAGCATCCAGTCCAGCCACATGGTCGCCTTCGGCGGCCCGGGGGCCACGGCCAAGCAGCGCATGACGCAGGTCGCCGCGGGGCTGGGGCTGCTGCAGACCTCGGTCATCGACCAGCACTTCGACCAGCGCAACCGCTACGGCCGGCTGCTCATGATCGTCTCCCAGTCCCCCCAGCTGCTCGGGATCGGGGTCGACGAGGACACCGCCGCGATCGTGGAGTCCCGCGAGATCGACGGCGAGGAGCACGAGGTCCTGCGGGTCATGGGGCGCGGTGCGGTCACCGTCTTCGACCCGGCCCACATCACCACCAACGCCTACGAGGCCAAGCGCTCGGCGCCGATCCTGGCCAGCGGGGTGGTCCTGCACGCGCTTCCGGCCGGCAGCGAGTTCGACCTCACGAGCCGCACGCTGGTCCCCCCGGACCAGCGGGTCGACCTCGAGGAGGCGGCCGAGATCGCGGAGGCCAGCCACGACCTGCGCCAGATGGCCCGCGACATCGCGGCCGCCGACGCCTCCCCCAGCGCACTGCGGCGCCGCCTCGCGCGCGCCCGCAGGCAGAGCACACCGCCCACCCACGGCCCGGACGGAGTCACCTCATGA